tcgcTCACCCTCACAAGCTCATctttgctctcctccccgctcgctctttgcaatgggaggagcgggacaggggcagagccaaGTGTCCCCCGTCCcgcttcctcccattgctggctgcggacaagggtagggaagggggcggagccaagcttgtccacagccagcagcctttttatttctccataatcTTTATAAAATGGTAGGCTACATTTCGGCCCATAATAAGCCTTtaccaatcccccccccctccccacattgCAAAGAGCgaacggggaggagagcagagagagggagtttagcagccacactgctcaactccctcccacctccggacgctgtcatgggctcccataggagcagatgcagcggccgacgtattccggcgcAAAAGatggttccaggactatcttttgggcccactGTAAAAAcgtccagcgctatattggccggccgggcgcttttacgtctcaggaatacggccacgtgatctgatgcattggaatccaatgcatccgatcacagtgtatattggccgaccgtgaaaacagcaggccgatatacgctcgtgggaaagaagccttacatTGAAGGTACAAAGCCTCTACAGATTTTTCTTTGCCATCTACCCCTTTATGATTATTAGAAGGGCATGTGCCTCTATCACATAAATAGGTGCTGCTATCATTCAAAGGGTACAACAAAGCTGCCAATAGAGGGAGATGAAACTCATAGTACAATGGACATTAAAGAGCTCATGTCAATTAGAAGACTAATTCTCTTACTTGGTACTTAGCAAGGTAACAGTCCAATGCATTGTACTGAATGGTGGCCGGAGAACCGGATGGCCAGTCTATTCTATCCACCTGGGTGGCAAACTCCTCAAGAACCTGAAGATATGGAAGAGATGAGAATCATAAGTTACAAATCAATGCAGTCCCAATAGCAGAATGCCACTATATAAATGTCTGTGGTGCCCTATATGGTACGGTCAGATTACATACTGTCTGCTACATCAATGTATTTTCCTCCATGGATTTATCTGGGTGTTAGAAAGAGGCTTTAAACATAATGCATATTAAGGAGTACGATCATTACAGCTGCTCTTAAACCCAGAATTACTATCTAAGGACCCGTTCGCACTTTGCTATGACCTCTGTCCAGGATTCCCATTGGGGCTTCGGTTTAAAATACCAAGAAAGGGATAGGTCTCCATTTCGGCATGTTTTGCTGGTAGTTTCTGGCATTCTATGCCTGAAAGAACTGCGCAGTCCACCAGGTTATTCCTTCAGGCCCAAATGGTATGGATTCTGATGCAGATCTTTCCTCTGGGGAAAATCCAGATTTTcacatgtgaatgcaccattAGGCTACATACACATAGGCGAGCACCTGCCAACATGCGGTGatttaaaaacgcctcgcatcgctTCTGCAAAATTGTGATTCTCAGGCATATATTTCAGagaatcgcaagtgtttcccattgatttcaatgtaaaacatcacatcacatggcatggcatgtgagtgccatgcaatatctttcaaggtcccattggaaacaattggTGAGGAGTTCCAAGGGAACACCGGAAgatataaaaatcacagcatgttctcccTTGCAGCATAATCATCCTTACCAAAACCATCTTACCTTTTCCAGGAGGGTAAAGCAGACTCTCTGAGGGTACTCTGCATCAGCAATCACTACCCCTGCCAGGGAGTCATTCCGCACATACACGTGGCAAAGGTACTCTGTATAAGGATACAAAACAACATAATATACATTACAGCCATCTAGAACATTGCTATGCACAGACTTATAAACCAGATTCCATGACGCTCCTTCCTTGAACATCAAAGGGTTCTGTGAGCGAATTGACCTCCTCTTACGGTTTTAGCATCTGATAATCAAAAGTGGTTGTCCCATCAATTGAAGTTATCCCCCAGCCACTATATGGTCGGTGGGGGTCCGACAGCTAGGATGCAacagatcctgagaatgggagtccCAAAGGTTGAGCATGAACAATACCATTTCATAAGGACCACCGGAGATAAACACTTGTACTCCATCTCTGGCAGTGCCATCAAAATGAAGAGTGGTAATGGTCATACTCAACCACTTCTCCATTCAGGGACCCTCGGGTCTCTCGTTCTATGGATAAGTAGGGATCAAAATggctggatccccaccaatcagatagctGTCCCCGATCTTGTAGGCTTCATATGGTGGGACAACCTGTTTAATAAAACCAAACCTCCAAGCCCCAGTGATTACTACACGCCTACCTTGTTCCTTCACTGACGAGCGGCTCCCCTTGTCTGATCGCTCCACAATCAGCTGGCTGGTGAACGTCATAAACTCTTGTACACTGCAAGCAGCGGATAGACTTAATTATCAAAACGTACCATGACCCCTGATAAAACTAGCACATGACGCTTATCATTATAGCACAAGGAATGGCGCCACAAGAGTCACAAAGAATAGAAGCAGAGAATCCTTAGAGAATAGGACCATCAAACTATTAAAGGCCTCTAGTCTACACAGAAAACGTGGAATAAAATGTAAACCAAGAAAGAGTCTGCGAACTATTTCCTGCATAGTCATATTATCGTCTTGAGTTTTTACAGGCCGCAGTTACAGAAGTCTTCTACAGTCTTCCCGACAGAAGTATTACCATTGAGACACTTGGCCTTAGTCGATgcgatcagctgacaaatgatTGTTTGACGGCCGATTGTGGACATTATACAGGGCAACGATTGGGAACTGTTCATATGCGAACTTCAGAGCAAGTTTACCCCCACTTGGGACCCCCAATTATTACCCAGATAGGAGAGTCACTATGTAAGAGCATCACCTGTTCTCTCAGACCTCAGGCCTAGATTTTCCTGAGATCTCCAGCccattctgcctccattcagtgagtgataGGCCCCTGGgaacacctcagccaatcagcacagccctttcaggaggcagggatttttaaatccccacctgctgaaagagcttaacagcagtgcaggggagccagccggagaacGCGTCTGagcgctggagaggtgagtaaatttttttttttttttaaacacttattgatgattatcggggaagggcttatatttcaagcccttccctgataatcatactgcagggcttggcagaaagcagtgctttgaatagaatcggcagcagtgccgatcacattgaaagcaatgggatagaatgccacagctgtggcagaagtccgcggcagaggattccttcaaccCCGCGGTCTccctatgttgtcaatggggctagcgctgctgcagctggccccattgaaagcactagcgatatgccggttctattccggcatctttcttgcgctgcaaggcgagagttttctcgtgctctcgcagcgcaagaaagaaagaaagaaaatatcgccagtgagcgtccacccttaaagagttagaatttttttttacgagTCAGTGTTTGGGTGGCTATTTATTATTCATGCgtcatttttttctggcatttttcaaGTTCTACGGAGAAGACTAAGCAAAGacaccggaaaaaaaaaatacaacaaaccTATAGCCTGCTGAGacggcaaattaaaaaaaaaacactgacacAAATAAAGCACGAcaaatggaaaaactaaaaagtcacaaaataaaattaaaaatacacaATTTGTAGTGTTTAATATTTCCATATTGACTTGTAGCTAATATCTGGCAGCAGTttactttttttgcaaaaaaaaaaaaaagatacagcagccaaaaaacGTACAGGAGTTTGCAGagtacaatttatttttttttaaatgcccagGCATGTGATAAATTAACAAAAGGGTCAGTGCTTACCTCCTGGGAAACACAGGAGCTGCTCCAGGGAAGATCTTGCTGTCAGCACAGActtgaagtcaggtgaccgctgcagccaatcagaggctacagggTCACCATTCTGAAGTCCCGGCATAATGGTGTCCAGGATGTGACACTGCgacctttgattggctgcagcggtcacctgatttcaaGTCTGTGCTGACAGCGGGATCATCACCTGGCTGTTTCCCAGGAGGAGGTAAGCTCGGCCTCTTGTTATTTTATCACATGCCTAACCATTTCAAAAAGGTTATTTATACTTGAACGACCCTTTCAATAAAAACGGCTACAAAGCGACAGATGTCGCACAATATCAAATTGTGTAAAAGTCGCCTGATTCGCCCGTGACCTGACGTCCCACCACAGCTTCACCGCTGGAATTTGGATatttagaaaaacaaaactgGCAAAGTTCAGAAAAGTCGTGGTCATGTGCGCCTTACATTCACGCGTACGGTGGATTTTCTGCGACTGTCACATTAGGTCGCAGGCTGCAATGCAAACCCAGTTAACAATAAGACGTCATTGACAACCATCAGACATGACGTCACGCGACGGCTCGCCATGTGGCCCCCGCGTTACTATAGCTTATGCCAGAAACGTGAAACAACTCTGTGGGAAACTCGCAGGCGCAATGTTGCGAACTACTTGTATGTATGAAACGCTGTTTGTATTCTGGACTCCACAGAAGTGCCGGAGTATTGCAGTGCACGGCGGCCCCTGTCCTTGCGGGAAGCATAGCCATGCGCTGAGCGGGTTTTGGCGTTGCATTTTGCCAGAATCTGATCTATATTATCATGGCTGAAACCCACGCCAGCTCACCCACTTCTGTGTGGCGCACGCAGGCGCCATCACATCTGACGGACGTATTACCAGGCTGGCACCTCCATACGTTTTTCACAGGCGCATATTTTAGAGCTCTCCgcactgcctccattcacacaggtgagtgcgataaCGTGTGATGTCCCCGCAGATGCGGGAAAACTCGTATCGCACGCACATGCAAAGTTTTTGCCGGTTGACTGAAAACAACgagctaatagctcaatgttccggaattccgcagcgtaaaagAAACCggtggcatgctctaattgccgcgggAATACACGCGTCCGGCttatattgtagtcaatggaagccgtctgttacACTATacgtccgctgtagcacagcagaagtatcgtgtGAATACGCGCCCACCACGTAATCCCGCACTGCCGGagggtcatgcgctgtactgcgcatgcgttccGGCTCTAGGGACGGGAATGATGCGGtggatccgggaggtgagtatgggggttttggggggagGCGTCGTGGCGGACTCCACTGCGATAGTCCGCTAGTGGAGTCTGCCACGGCTGTGGCATGAGGCCTCAGtcggtgcagaaaccttctttcctctagacgtaaagggcgcccccttttttttcttgcagcactGCGAtacgggaaaaaaaataaagaactaaaaaaaaaatatatatatcgctcatgtatatggcctattcaaaagaatagggttcatattcgtgcgccccaacgcgattttcatgcatgtgtgaaagcagctttaATAATTAggactcctgtgtgaaagcgctGGAGCGAGGACCATTGGGGCGGCTGTTGAGCACTTGAGCGCCCGCCGACTGTCCTTAGTAACAGGACCTCTAGGACGctctcacacaaacgtatttaaaGCATATTACACGCCCGGGTTTTGCGCACGTATTACGCCGTACCAATCGCATACACGCTAAGATAGCATATGGGGTTTATCGGCAAGCAGCAATTGCGCAGAAAGCACGCCCATGGCATTCAAGTATAAAAGAAAGCTGGTGGCAGGGTGCCATAATACCAACGTACGAAACCGCGGTCTAGTTAAATCCACCCCCTGCGGATGAAACCACCCAGCAGCGATCGCCTAGTTGGTACGGGCAGCGGACCCAAAGCAGTCAGATTGCCTCCCATGTTGTACCCATTGGAATCAAGTGACTCCCTGACAGTGCCACCAGCACCCGGGCACTGCCATTCAGGATACTGGAAAAGCTGAGTGGGAACGGCGGGGCGGACGGAAGAGGGCGCAGCGACTTGTCCATGGGGGCCGTGTAATATCTGCGGTCTCCCTTACCTGGATCTCTGGAAGAAGCTGAAGGAGGACACATCGTAGGCACTTTTCAGCAGATGGACCTTGTAGTCTCCCTTATACAAAACActcaggctgtacagcttcatGGTTCCTCCTCCTGTAGGGGGCACAATAACTAGTCAGCTACAGACATGGCCACCACTACACACAGCCGGCACCTCCTCACCTGGGCTCCGCTCTCCTCCCTCCTCTCTACTTCTCGCTGCTCCCGGCCTCGGAAGCGGCCCTTCCCGTTACACGTCACAAACCGGAAACGCGTCCGTCGCTAAACTGGTTCCGCCCGGAAGAAGATGCCGTCCACTTACTGCTGGAGGGGAGGTCCCTGGCATTATGGACTGAGCTCAAGAGAGGGCGCCGCTGACATAGAGTGTGGTAGTCATACCGGGCGGGTAGAGGAGGTGCCAGGGCCTCACCAGCCTGAGGGCACGGAGCGTCTCCTAGCAACCACGGCCATTATGGCGGCCATCACACCTGCGTTagtcagggtttctgtctctgctctatttttggaggagagaaactgaaggccgggttcacatctgcgttggaacccgggctcacacgggcgctTTTTTCCGTACTTACCGCGGTGTTTTGAACGCCGCAATATAATGCTATTATTAATTTCATgggagcctcgcagacatgcgcctGATTGCAACACTATTTAGCGCCACAATTTTCGAATGGAGTCTGCTCCATCTTTGACGTTTGGTACGCCTCATCAATAATGTGTGCTACACCTCGCTGTCGGCCGCGGGGAGCTGCAACCGAAAACGAAAGTAAATTCACGGCAAGGCGCCACGATTGAAATTGAGACGTTTTGTCGCGCTGCTGCTTGAGAGCGGCCTCAGAGGTATAACCGATCCGACACAAAATACCGCAGGAAATCGCTCTGCATGCCGCGCTTTGTCTTCAGGAAAAATACTGGACGGCTCAGCGGAAAcgaacggactccattatagtcaacgcaGTCTGTacggcactgttcggttctgcCATAAGATGGACGGGATTCCCCGGATGGAGCAGGAAGACGCAatccctgccgcagatgtgaaagctgcCTAAAGGCTCCCGCAcacgtgtttttgttttttttacgcaaatatcagtgggactttctaatgttaaaaacgcatcgcacaaaaaacgcaaagcGCCGacttgtgatgcgattttaacattagaaaggcccactgacaatcgcgttaaaaaaacgcaagtgtgtgagaTCCCTATAACTGATcccatttgcttccattct
The nucleotide sequence above comes from Eleutherodactylus coqui strain aEleCoq1 chromosome 2, aEleCoq1.hap1, whole genome shotgun sequence. Encoded proteins:
- the YKT6 gene encoding synaptobrevin homolog YKT6, with translation MKLYSLSVLYKGDYKVHLLKSAYDVSSFSFFQRSSVQEFMTFTSQLIVERSDKGSRSSVKEQEYLCHVYVRNDSLAGVVIADAEYPQRVCFTLLEKVLEEFATQVDRIDWPSGSPATIQYNALDCYLAKYQNPRDADPMSKVQAELDETKIILHNTMESLLQRGEKLDDLVSKSEVLGTQSKAFYKTARKQNSCCGIM